ACCGTCAAGCGCATCATGGAAGAGGCCTTGCCGTTGGCGGCGCCTCTGAAGGTGGACATAGGCATAGGAGACAACTGGGCGCAGATCCATTAGATCGCGTCCGATGAACCGTAATCAGGAGGCAGCAAGCGCGACCTCGAAATGCCCTGCGAATGCTGCGGCGGGGCGAGGTAGCGAAAGGAAGACGCATGGCTGAAGAAATCAATACCGAAAAAGACCGCCCCAAAACGAAGAATCGCCCGGCCCGAAAGAGCGGCCCCCGGTCTGGAAGCCGGCCGAGGAATAATGCGCGCAAGGGAAATGCCGAATCCCATCAGGCGGTGGAGGCCCGAAATGCCGCGACGATGCAGGATGACGTCGAAAACGACATCGTGCAAGACAAGATCGAGCATTCCGATCGCGAGATTTCGATCCGTGAACTCAAACAGATGACCATGACGGAACTCACGGAGACAGCGCGGCAACTCAATGTGGAGGGATACAGCGGGCTCAAGAAACAGGACCTGATATTCAAGATCCTGCAGCAGGGCATCGAGGCGGCGGGCTCGATCTATGGCGAAGGCACGCTGGAGATCCTGCCTGACGGCTTCGGTTTCCTGCGGTCGAGCGACTATTCGTATCTCCCCGGTCCGGATGACATCTATGTGTCGCCTTCCCAGATACGCAAGTTCAACCTGCGGACGGGCGATACCATCCAGGGGCACGTGCGGCCTCCCAAGGAAGGCGAACGGTACTTCGCCTTGCTGAAGGTGGAAGCGGTCAATTACGAGAGCCCGGACGTGGCGCGCGACCGGATCCTGTTCGATAACCTGACGCCGCTGCATCCGGATGAACGTTTCCGTCTGGAGACCAAGCAGCAGGAAGTCAGCACCCGCATCATGGACTTGATCTCCCCGATTGGCAAAGGGCAGCGTGGTTTGATCGTGGCGGCCCCGTTCACCGGAAAGACGGTGTTGCTTCAGAAGATTGCCAATGCTGTCGCTGAGAACCATCCGGAGGTGTACGTTATCGTGTTGCTGGTCGACGAACGCCCCGAAGAAGTGACCGACATGCAACGGTCGGTGAAGGGCGAGGTCGTGGCCTCCACCTTCGACGAACCCCACGAGCGGCACGTGCAAGTCGCTGAGATGGTGCTCAACAAGGCGCGACGCCTCGTCGAGCACAAGCGCGACGTGATCATCCTGCTCGATTCGATCACGCGTTTGGCGCGCGCGTACAACACCATAGTGCCGGCGAGCGGCAAGGTGTTGTCGGGCGGCGTGGACGCTAACGCCCTGCAGCGGCCGAAACGCTTTTTCGGCGCGGCCCGCAATGTCGAAGAAGGAGGAAGCCTTACCATCCTCGCGACGGCTTTGATCGAGACCGGCAGCCGCATGGACGACGTGATTTTCGAGGAGTTCAAGGGTACCGGGAATATGGAGATCCACCTCGATCGCCGTCTCATGGAAAAGCGCATCTTCCCTGCGATCGACGTGCAGAAATCCCGTACGCGCAAGGAAGAACTCCTCCTCGAGACAGAAGAGCTGCAACGCGTCTGGTTGTTGCTCAAGATCCTAAGTCCGTTGAGCACCATCGAGGCGACAGAGTTGTTGATCGAAAAGCTCAAAAAGACCCCAACAAACGCCGAGTTCCTGGCGATGCTGCAGAAGATGTAGCTTCGGCGGCGGGCGCCGCGGCCTTCGGTCCGGTCTCGGCCATCAGCAATGTGCGGCGAAGGAATGGGCTATGGGGGAGGGTTATACTGCGGCCCGGCCACAAGCAGGAACCGACTCTCCTTAAGTCATGGTTGAAGCGGGGCCGGGGGGGTCGGGCGGGTTTCACAAGGGGGGCATTCCCCAGCCGGGCATGAGGTCTCATTCGGCCGCCACGCTGCCAACTTAGAAACGCCGGGGGGGCGGTCCGATACTGTAATCTGCAGTCACCCCTCTCCGGAGTCTGCCTCACGGCCCGCAGACAGAACTTGAGCGCCTCAGCTCGGAATCCACCGAATCGCCAACGTCTGACACATATAAAACATTGTAAATGAAGAGGTTGTGATTCCCTGGCGGGCTAAAATGTGTTTCAGACTTGCTAAAAACGTGTTCTATCGTGAATAATATTGTCAAGAGATGAGCTTTTCACGGGGCATTATGTCAGCCTGGGGCACGGTCAATGGAAGGCTAGTCTGACGGAAGGCGGGGCCATCGTGTCAGCTCTGGGATGAATAGTAGTGACCACTTCCTCTAACGATGTTCCTGGTGTTTCAGAGGCCGTCAAGGTCCCTCTTCACGAATATCTCGTCGGGGAGAGCGAGGTCATTTGCGAGACCCGCGAGATGCTCGGCCGCCTTGCCGGTTCGAAACTGACGGTGCTCCTGACCGGGGAGACCGGCACGGGTAAAGATATTGCCGCACGCATGCTCCATAATCTCTCGCCGCGCCTCGGGAAGCCATTCATCAAGGTGAACTGTCCGGCGATTCCCGAAAGTATTCTCGAAAGCGAGTTGTTTGGGTATGAGCGAGGCGCTTTCACCGGGGCACGTAACTCGAAGCCGGGCCGGTTCGAGCTGGCGAACAAAGGAACGATATTTCTTGACGAAATTGCGGAAACTCCGTACACTGTACAGACGAAGCTTCTTCAGGTTCTCGACGGCGAACCGTTTATCCGGATAGGCGGAGTAGCGCCAATTCACACGGACGTGCGCATCGTTGCCGCAACGAATGTGGAATTGGAGGAAACGGTACGCCGGGGAAGAATGCGGGAGGACATCTACTACCGTTTGAGTGAAGTCCACGTCCGCATGCCTGCTCTGAGGGAACGGCCGGAAGACATTCCCCCGCTGGCGGAACACTTTAATTATCACTTTTCTCAGAAACAGGACCGGGAATACCGTCCGTTGGACCCGGCTCTGGTCTTGGAGATGCAGGGTCTGCCTTGGCCGGGCAATGTACGCGAATTGGCAGCGCGTGTGCGCAAGTATGTGGCGACCGGCAATCCGGAGATGTTGTTGACGGAGGGCGGGCCGGACATTCCCGCTGGGGTTGCGTCCGCACGGACGGGCCGGGTTTTCACGATTGAATCAGAACCTGAACAGCTCACGGCAGGACAAACACGGGAATCAGAGCCCGATAAGCCGCCGTCAAGAGAGTTTATCTCTTTGAAGCAAGCGGTACAGAAGGCGGTTGAAACGACGGAACGTGCGTTGATTGAGGAAGCGCTTCGCCATACCTTGTGGAACAGGCGCAAGGCGGCAAGGCTTCTGAAGATTAGCTATAGTTCGCTGTTGCGGCGAATTGACGCGTACAGTATTGGTAAGAGCGCCACGGAAAACGAATAATATCCCGAATCCTGGTAACGAGGAAAGAGGTACTGCCATGTTGGCCACGAGCAGCTGGAAAAAGAGAATGAGGCTCTGGATGATCCTCCCGGCGTTATTACTATGTGTTGGCCTTGTTTCAGAGGGATGCGCCAGCGGGTCGCAGACGGTTATCCAACCGCGGGACCCGGACAACGAGGGGAGCAAGATCATCGGCGAGACCATGGACATCAAGACCGGCGAGCTGATGGGTAAACCCGAAGAGCAAAAGGACCTGATGCCCGTAGTGGGCGCGAGTGGCAAGCCCGTGCTTACGCCTGAGGATATCGGTAGTGTGCTGTACCGTATCGAGGCCGGTGACCAGCTTGAGTTTCGTTCCTACGACGACCCGACTCTGAACCAAGCGGTTATTGTTCGCTACGACGGCCACATCTCGTTGCCGATGGTGCCGGACCTGAGGGTGCAGAATCTGACTCGGGAAGAGGCGACGGAAGCCGTTCGCCAAGCGTATGCGGAAGTATTCCGGGAGCCGCTGGTGTCCCTGGCGGTAATCGCAACCACGAGCAAAACATACCACGTCATGGGCGACGTGCAGAATCCACAAGAGTTTCCGTATTTGAAGCCCATTTCCGTGCTTGATGCGATAAACCAGGCGGGCGGCCCACGGGTCAACCAGCGGGGAGGAGACTCGTTTGTGGGTTCGCGTGGCGCACTCACGCAGGCCCTGATCATCCGCCGCCAAGGCAGCGAGCGGGATGTGATCGAGTGTGACTTGAGCAAGTACCGCGAGCCGGCGGTCAGCCCGGCCGATACCCTGGTGCTTCCTAACGATATCGTGTATGTGCCGGAGGGAGTCAACCTGGTGTATGTGCTGGGGGAAGCGCGCCGCCCGGATGTTTATCAACTCATGGAGGGCACAACCCTGTTGCAGTTGTTGACTCGGGCCAGCGGTTTCATTGAGACGACAGGACGCATGAGACAAGTGGTTCTAATTCGCGAAGTGAAAGAAGAAATGAACCGGGTATACCTGGTCAACATCCGCGAGATTCTGCGGACCGGCCAGGATATCGAGATGAAGCCGGGGGATATTGTGTATATACCTCTGAAACCATTGATTCGGTTGCAGCAATTCGTAGCACGGTTTACAGGCTCGATATCACCTCTGATGTCTCTCTACCGCCAGGCATACGATACCTACTACACGGACCGCCGGTATGACACCATGTTTGATACAGGAGATGCGACCACCGCGGAAATGTTGACGATTCTCGACAGCATCCGGAGTTTTGGTTCTCTGACAACATCGATACCCACGCCGTAGGAGCCGTGTATGAGTACGGAGTTTTCGACAGAACTTGGCCTACCTCTTCCGTCGGCGCCTGCCGGGATGCATGGCGAGCGCGCGCTAAACCTGATGCGTCTGATTCGCTTGCGCACCCCGTTGATTCTCGGCGTTTTTCTGGTGTTGGCGGTGCCCTCGCTTACCGCGGCTTTTTTCCTGGTTCCTGAAGAATACACAGCGAACAAGACAATCCGGTTTGCCGCAAATCCGGTCACATTACTGGGCGAAGAGAGCCGTCAGGGCGCAACGATGAACTATGACCGCTGGGTTCGCACACAGGCATTCGAGATAACGCAGCCCACGGTTATGCAACGGGTGCTGGACGTTCCGGACATCCGCGGAATCCGGGAGATTCAACAAGCTGAAAACCCCTTGACGTATCTTCAAGACCTGGTGCAAGCGCGCGTTCTCAGCGGCAGCGAGAACGTTGAGGTGCAGTGTACCGCGCCGAACAAAGAGCTTGCGGAGAAGGTACTGCAAGCCACTGTCACCAACTATATGGCGCTCGCGGTGACGGCGGCGGTCAGCGACACAAGCACGCGGCGAGCCACGCTGACCGACGAGCGCGAGGAGCTTCAAAAGGAGCTGGATATTCTGCGCGGGCGCATCAAGAACATGAAAGAACAGCTGGGTGTCGCGCCCGGCACCCTATCCGCGTTAGGCCCGACGGAAACCGGGGCTGACCGCGAAAACCTGTCGGCGGCCGAGAAGAGCAAGATCGAGGCAATAAACCGCATCGAAAGCTTGAAAGGGGTGTTGGCAAACATCGCGGCCTATAGAAAGCAATTGCAGGAGGCGCCGCAACAACCTATTTTCGACCTCGATATCGAGGCGCAGATTCGCAACGATGTCGAGGTGGGAATCATCCAGCAGGAACTGGCCCAGGCAAAGAGCCAGATCGCGGTCCTTGAAGAGAAATATACCGTCGACGCCCCGCCCCTGAAGGCGTTGCGCAATACACGGGATTCTCTCGAGAGCCGGCTGGCGCAAGCGCTGGCGGAGGCCCGCGCCCGGCAGCTGGAATCCGCCGAGGCCCGCACCAACCAGGAATTGAAGGTGGCCGAAAAAGCTCTCGAAGAAGCGGAGACTCAGATCGAGAAGTTTCAGCGCCGGATAGAAGAACAGACCGATCTGGCCGTGAAAGCCGCAGGGCAGCAGGCTGGTATCGAGGCTCTTCAGTCCGAAGAGAGCGACCTCGTAGACAAAATCAAGCATATTGAGGGCATCATTTACAGTATCGACGTCGAAAGCAAGGCGCCGGGCCGCATCTCGCTCACATCCGGTTTGTTTCCACCGGCGCGGGTGGACTATGGCCGGCGGAAACAGTTGATGGCGCTGGCGTTTCTTGCATCGGCCTGCGTTGCCGTAGCCGTAGGGCTGTGGCGTGAACTGACCGACAAGCAAATCCGAAGCGCCCAAGACGTGGCGCTTTTAACCGGGTTGCCGGTCTTGGCGACGGTGCCTCATGCAAGCCTTGAGCAGTTGGATCCGAAACGGGGCGGGAGCCTTCTGCTCACCGCAGAGGAGCCCGGATCGACGTCTGCGGATCAATTCCGCCGGATCCTCACGCGCATCATTTATCCGCCCGAGGGTTCGGCCGAGTTGAATACGTGCCTCGTGGTAAGCCCGGGGCGCGGAGACGGAAAAACATCGTTAGCGTGTAATCTCGCCACCGCCTTGGCCCAGGCGGGACGTCGGGTTCTTCTGGTAGACATCAATGCCCGCAACCCTAAAGTTGAGGAGGCTTTCGGCATGGAGCCGGGGCCGGGCCTGGGAGATATTCTGTTCGGCAAGAGAGAGCCTAACGAAATCGTGCGCCAAACTGATTACTCGAACCTTTACGTGATCGGACCCGGCGAACAACGCGACATCGTCATCGGGAAATTGGCGTCGCGCGATATGGTAGCCTTTTTCGAACAGGCCGAGCAGGCCTTCGATCACGTCATTATTGACACGCCGCCAGCGTTGCTCATGGCAGACGCGAAACTGTTGGCGCCTGTTGTGGACGGAGTCGTTGTGGTGGTGGGCGTAGGCGCGTCGACAACCGGCATGGTGCAACGGTGTCTGACGGATCTGCGGCAAATAGGGGCAAACGTGATCGGCTTGGTGCTGAACAAGGCGAGGGCGACCCGGGGCGGTTATTTGCGCACGAATCTCCTTCAGTACTACGACTACCTCGAGGAGGGGCGCGAGAAACAAACCCCCATGCCGGAGATCCGGCTCGAATACAACGAACAAGACCCTGACGCGACGATTGTGCTTGTCGATGCGGAGGAAGAGGGCGGGGAACCGCCGAAGGAGTAGGATTGAATCTGTTTTGACGCAAGGGAAGAACAGACGGTTGCCTCATTCGTTGGTGCGATTTCGTTCCGCCTTGGCGCAAGCCTTAGGCATGCCGCTGCGCTTTTTGCGTCCTCTGGGACGAAAGCTAGCCTTATTTGTATTTGAGATGTGGGCGCGGGCGCAGATCCGCGGACACGTGGCGCCAGGCGTGCAGTTCTTCGGTTTTGTGACGGTCGAAGGTTCCGGCATGATTGACATCGGCAAGGGAAGCCGGATTGGAAAGAACGTATTCCTGGAGACACAAGAAAGCGGCAGAATCGAGATTGGCGAGAATTGCGTCATAAACAACGGGGCTACCATTGTCTCGTACGAAAGAATCGGCGTCAAGGACTTCGTCATGATGGGCGAATATGCGACTATCCGAGATGCCAACCACGGCAAGAAGCCTGGAGAACGCATGCGCTTGCAGCCTCACACCGCCGCGGCAGTTATGATTGGTGAGGACGTATGGATTGGCCGGGGCGTATGCATATTGAACGGAGTGACTGTCGGTGATGGCGCGATTATCGGGGCTAACAGCGTTGTGACGCGCGATGTGGAGTCAAACGTCGTTGTCGCTGGCGCGCCCGCGCGGCCCATCGGAGTTCGATGACGTAATGCAAGCCGAAAGGGCGGTTGAGAGACAAGACCGGCTGTGCCCATCGGAGGCGACGGCCTGTCCAATAGGAGAAACCGAGTTGTTCGGGGTGCGCTTCTCGAACGCCTCGTTTGAAGAGGTGTGTCGTTGGGCGGATGAGAAGATCGCGCGCCGATCCCCGGCATACGTTTTTACCCCCAACGTTGACCATGTCTGCCGGCTCCATCGTGACGCCGAATTCCGAGAAGCATATGCCGGCGCGGGGCTTCGCGTGCCCGACGGGGTGCCGCTGATATGGTGCGCAAGGCTTCTGGGCAAACCCCTGCGGGAGAAGCTCAGCGGGTCAGATTTGGTACCGCGCCTCTCGGCTTACGCCGCCGAAAAGGGATATCGCATTTTCTTTCTTGGCGCGGGCGAAGGCATAGCGGAGGAAGCCGCCAGGAAGTTGCGTGAGAAGCATCCATCGTTACAGGTTGCTGGATGCTACAGCCCGCCGATGCATTTTGAATGCGACCCGGAGCAGAACCAGGAGACTGTGGAACGTGTGCGTGCATCCCGGGCCGACATGTGCTTTGTCGCCCTTGCTTCACCAAGACAAGAGTTGTGGCTCTGGCATTACACGACAGCCATGGAAGTACCGGTGGTTTTGGGAATTGGGGCGGGCCTGGACTTTGCAGCGGGGCGAGTGCCCCGGGCGCCGTTGTGGGTGCAACGAATCGGGTGTGAGTGGCTTTGGAGGCTCATGCACGAGCCGCGACGTTTGTGGCGTCGCTATCTTGTGGACGACAGCTATTTTCTAATACTCTTGCTTAGAGAAATCGGGCGGCGCTTGGGCAAAGAATCGTTAAGACCGTAAAGAATCGTGACGGGCGCACGTAAACCGGCCTGAGGAGGAAAGGATCTTGTCACGAAAGTTCTGGGTCATCTCGGCCATTGTGCTAGGGGTATTCTTCATTCTTGCCCTGGCCAGCGGCGGAGGTTTCCTCCTCTACCGTCAAAACCAGACGAGGCAATGGCTTGCCGAAGGGGAGGAAGCCTTCGAGAAAGGCGACTGGGATAGCGCCATCCGGCGGTACAGCTTCTACTTGAACCGCGAGCGGGACGATATCGATACCCTCAAGAAATATGCGGAAGCCAGCCTCAAACGGGCAGGCGACCGAAGGCTCAACCTGACCCAGGCCGCAACGGCGTATCGTCAGATTCTCCATTACGAGCCTTCCAATCGCGAGGCCGAGCAGGCTCTGTTCGACATCCAGAAGAAGCTGGGAGCGTGGCATGAGGTTCACTACCTTGCCGGACGAATGCTCGAAAAGGAGCCGGAGAATATCGACCTGAAACACGAGCAGGCCTACGCATTGGACAGGATCGGGAATCGAAACGACGCTACTGCCGCCTACCGAGAACTTATAGACCAAGGGATTGCCAAGCCGGACGTGTACGCGAATCTGGCCCGGCTCCTCAGGGCGACCAACCTCACGGAACAGGCACAGGATGTTCTCAAACAAGCCGTCGAGAGGCACCCCAAGGATCCAAGAACCTATGTGGCGCGCGGGGAGTACTTCCTGGAAGAACAGAATATCGCCGCGGCTCGTGAGGAATTGGACAAGGCCAAGGCGCTGGCGGCCGACGATCAGGATGTCCTGATGCTGCAATCGCGGGTCGCGATGTCAGAGAAGGACTACGACACGGCTATAGAAGCGGCCCGCGCGGTGCTGGA
The window above is part of the Candidatus Hydrogenedentota bacterium genome. Proteins encoded here:
- the rho gene encoding transcription termination factor Rho; the encoded protein is MSIRELKQMTMTELTETARQLNVEGYSGLKKQDLIFKILQQGIEAAGSIYGEGTLEILPDGFGFLRSSDYSYLPGPDDIYVSPSQIRKFNLRTGDTIQGHVRPPKEGERYFALLKVEAVNYESPDVARDRILFDNLTPLHPDERFRLETKQQEVSTRIMDLISPIGKGQRGLIVAAPFTGKTVLLQKIANAVAENHPEVYVIVLLVDERPEEVTDMQRSVKGEVVASTFDEPHERHVQVAEMVLNKARRLVEHKRDVIILLDSITRLARAYNTIVPASGKVLSGGVDANALQRPKRFFGAARNVEEGGSLTILATALIETGSRMDDVIFEEFKGTGNMEIHLDRRLMEKRIFPAIDVQKSRTRKEELLLETEELQRVWLLLKILSPLSTIEATELLIEKLKKTPTNAEFLAMLQKM
- a CDS encoding sigma-54 dependent transcriptional regulator → MTTSSNDVPGVSEAVKVPLHEYLVGESEVICETREMLGRLAGSKLTVLLTGETGTGKDIAARMLHNLSPRLGKPFIKVNCPAIPESILESELFGYERGAFTGARNSKPGRFELANKGTIFLDEIAETPYTVQTKLLQVLDGEPFIRIGGVAPIHTDVRIVAATNVELEETVRRGRMREDIYYRLSEVHVRMPALRERPEDIPPLAEHFNYHFSQKQDREYRPLDPALVLEMQGLPWPGNVRELAARVRKYVATGNPEMLLTEGGPDIPAGVASARTGRVFTIESEPEQLTAGQTRESEPDKPPSREFISLKQAVQKAVETTERALIEEALRHTLWNRRKAARLLKISYSSLLRRIDAYSIGKSATENE
- a CDS encoding SLBB domain-containing protein → MRLWMILPALLLCVGLVSEGCASGSQTVIQPRDPDNEGSKIIGETMDIKTGELMGKPEEQKDLMPVVGASGKPVLTPEDIGSVLYRIEAGDQLEFRSYDDPTLNQAVIVRYDGHISLPMVPDLRVQNLTREEATEAVRQAYAEVFREPLVSLAVIATTSKTYHVMGDVQNPQEFPYLKPISVLDAINQAGGPRVNQRGGDSFVGSRGALTQALIIRRQGSERDVIECDLSKYREPAVSPADTLVLPNDIVYVPEGVNLVYVLGEARRPDVYQLMEGTTLLQLLTRASGFIETTGRMRQVVLIREVKEEMNRVYLVNIREILRTGQDIEMKPGDIVYIPLKPLIRLQQFVARFTGSISPLMSLYRQAYDTYYTDRRYDTMFDTGDATTAEMLTILDSIRSFGSLTTSIPTP
- a CDS encoding polysaccharide biosynthesis tyrosine autokinase yields the protein MSTEFSTELGLPLPSAPAGMHGERALNLMRLIRLRTPLILGVFLVLAVPSLTAAFFLVPEEYTANKTIRFAANPVTLLGEESRQGATMNYDRWVRTQAFEITQPTVMQRVLDVPDIRGIREIQQAENPLTYLQDLVQARVLSGSENVEVQCTAPNKELAEKVLQATVTNYMALAVTAAVSDTSTRRATLTDEREELQKELDILRGRIKNMKEQLGVAPGTLSALGPTETGADRENLSAAEKSKIEAINRIESLKGVLANIAAYRKQLQEAPQQPIFDLDIEAQIRNDVEVGIIQQELAQAKSQIAVLEEKYTVDAPPLKALRNTRDSLESRLAQALAEARARQLESAEARTNQELKVAEKALEEAETQIEKFQRRIEEQTDLAVKAAGQQAGIEALQSEESDLVDKIKHIEGIIYSIDVESKAPGRISLTSGLFPPARVDYGRRKQLMALAFLASACVAVAVGLWRELTDKQIRSAQDVALLTGLPVLATVPHASLEQLDPKRGGSLLLTAEEPGSTSADQFRRILTRIIYPPEGSAELNTCLVVSPGRGDGKTSLACNLATALAQAGRRVLLVDINARNPKVEEAFGMEPGPGLGDILFGKREPNEIVRQTDYSNLYVIGPGEQRDIVIGKLASRDMVAFFEQAEQAFDHVIIDTPPALLMADAKLLAPVVDGVVVVVGVGASTTGMVQRCLTDLRQIGANVIGLVLNKARATRGGYLRTNLLQYYDYLEEGREKQTPMPEIRLEYNEQDPDATIVLVDAEEEGGEPPKE
- a CDS encoding acyltransferase, with amino-acid sequence MPLRFLRPLGRKLALFVFEMWARAQIRGHVAPGVQFFGFVTVEGSGMIDIGKGSRIGKNVFLETQESGRIEIGENCVINNGATIVSYERIGVKDFVMMGEYATIRDANHGKKPGERMRLQPHTAAAVMIGEDVWIGRGVCILNGVTVGDGAIIGANSVVTRDVESNVVVAGAPARPIGVR
- a CDS encoding WecB/TagA/CpsF family glycosyltransferase, producing MQAERAVERQDRLCPSEATACPIGETELFGVRFSNASFEEVCRWADEKIARRSPAYVFTPNVDHVCRLHRDAEFREAYAGAGLRVPDGVPLIWCARLLGKPLREKLSGSDLVPRLSAYAAEKGYRIFFLGAGEGIAEEAARKLREKHPSLQVAGCYSPPMHFECDPEQNQETVERVRASRADMCFVALASPRQELWLWHYTTAMEVPVVLGIGAGLDFAAGRVPRAPLWVQRIGCEWLWRLMHEPRRLWRRYLVDDSYFLILLLREIGRRLGKESLRP
- a CDS encoding tetratricopeptide repeat protein → MSRKFWVISAIVLGVFFILALASGGGFLLYRQNQTRQWLAEGEEAFEKGDWDSAIRRYSFYLNRERDDIDTLKKYAEASLKRAGDRRLNLTQAATAYRQILHYEPSNREAEQALFDIQKKLGAWHEVHYLAGRMLEKEPENIDLKHEQAYALDRIGNRNDATAAYRELIDQGIAKPDVYANLARLLRATNLTEQAQDVLKQAVERHPKDPRTYVARGEYFLEEQNIAAAREELDKAKALAADDQDVLMLQSRVAMSEKDYDTAIEAARAVLERDPSQARMYAVLSQALAEKGENAASLDVLRNVDPTVRVDNPELFVRFAEQL